One region of Cyanobium sp. M30B3 genomic DNA includes:
- a CDS encoding mechanosensitive ion channel, producing MSGFILEPLAWFALLSRPAVLLQLLPIAVLVLAYLPLRRRSLRLRRLPWGIPLLPALALLGWGLALAGQRWGLVWLVAELLLAWLGLRLLETQILGRLLPPELYGVLVSRILRPLFLLGVGLVALDALDSLQTVADLPLGVWLGSSIQLGQLAWVSALLYLVVMGSALPAAWLSWLAQRGLQLGDGGRRALELVIRYVLVSLGVLWAFNALGINQTGLLAVAGGLSVGLGFGIKEVFSNFISGLWLLFEGSVRPGEVLMHEGEACEVRRLGLRAATLWRGSDNAELVVPNQTFFTHTTTTYTRSDRTRRCRLEIQAAASWPPVQIIALLVEIAAAEPDVLLQPPATARLVEFGPEMNRYGLSYTIADPLRASRITAGLLLEIWKRFEARGILTAPAGEDAPVDAPVPPEGSS from the coding sequence ATGAGCGGCTTCATCCTGGAACCCCTGGCCTGGTTCGCCCTGCTGAGCCGGCCCGCGGTGCTGCTGCAGCTGCTGCCGATCGCCGTGCTGGTGCTGGCCTATCTGCCGCTGCGCCGCCGTTCGCTGCGCTTGCGGCGTCTGCCCTGGGGGATCCCGCTTCTGCCCGCCCTGGCCCTGCTCGGCTGGGGGTTGGCCCTGGCGGGCCAGCGCTGGGGGCTGGTGTGGCTGGTGGCGGAGCTGCTGCTGGCCTGGCTGGGGTTGCGCCTGCTCGAGACCCAGATCCTGGGGCGGCTGCTGCCGCCGGAGCTGTATGGCGTGCTGGTGAGCCGCATCCTGCGCCCCCTGTTTCTGCTGGGCGTTGGGCTGGTGGCCCTCGATGCCCTCGACAGCCTGCAGACGGTGGCGGATCTGCCCCTGGGGGTGTGGCTGGGCAGTTCGATTCAGCTGGGGCAACTGGCCTGGGTGTCTGCCCTGCTCTATCTGGTGGTGATGGGTTCAGCCCTGCCGGCGGCCTGGTTGAGCTGGCTCGCCCAGCGCGGTCTCCAGCTCGGCGATGGCGGCCGCCGGGCCCTGGAACTGGTGATCCGCTACGTGCTGGTGTCGCTCGGGGTGCTGTGGGCCTTCAATGCCCTGGGCATCAACCAGACCGGACTGCTGGCCGTGGCCGGTGGCCTCTCGGTGGGTCTGGGTTTCGGCATCAAGGAGGTGTTCTCCAACTTCATCTCCGGCCTGTGGCTGCTGTTCGAGGGGTCGGTGCGTCCCGGTGAGGTGCTGATGCACGAGGGTGAGGCCTGCGAGGTGCGGCGCCTGGGGCTGCGGGCCGCCACCCTCTGGCGCGGCAGCGACAACGCCGAACTGGTGGTACCCAACCAGACCTTCTTCACCCACACCACCACCACCTACACCCGCAGCGACCGCACCCGTCGCTGCCGGCTGGAGATCCAGGCGGCCGCGAGCTGGCCACCCGTGCAGATCATTGCCCTGCTGGTGGAGATCGCCGCGGCTGAGCCCGATGTGCTGCTCCAGCCACCGGCCACCGCCCGGCTGGTGGAGTTCGGGCCGGAGATGAACCGCTATGGCCTCAGCTACACCATCGCCGATCCGCTCAGGGCTTCGCGCATCACAGCCGGCCTGCTGCTGGAGATCTGGAAGCGCTTTGAAGCGAGGGGCATCCTCACCGCACCGGCAGGGGAGGACGCCCCGGTGGACGCCCCGGTCCCACCGGAGGGTTCGAGCTGA
- a CDS encoding uroporphyrinogen decarboxylase codes for MAETAPLLLRAARGEQVERPPVWMMRQAGRYMKVYRDLRDRHPGFRERSEIPDLSFEISMQPFEAFRPDGVILFSDILTPLPGMGIDFDIVESKGPLIQDPIRSLAQVEALRPLQPAESMPFVGEVLTRLRQAVGNEAAVLGFVGAPWTLAAYVVEGKSSKNYAVIKAMAFREPELLHRLLDHFAESIAAYLRYQIDSGAQVVQMFDSWAGQLSPIDYDTFAAPYQKKVVDLVKQTHPDTPFILYISGSAGVIERMAATGVDIVSLDWTVDMAEGLARLPEHVGVQGNVDPGLLFGTPEAIQARIDDTVRKARGRKHILNLGHGILPGTPEENGAFFFQAGKSVMDRLGATA; via the coding sequence ATGGCCGAAACCGCTCCCCTGCTGCTGCGCGCCGCCCGAGGTGAGCAGGTGGAGCGGCCGCCGGTGTGGATGATGCGCCAGGCGGGCCGCTATATGAAGGTGTATCGCGACCTGCGCGACCGCCACCCTGGCTTCCGCGAGCGCTCGGAAATCCCCGATCTCTCCTTTGAGATCTCGATGCAGCCCTTCGAGGCCTTCAGGCCCGACGGCGTGATCCTCTTCTCCGACATCCTCACGCCGCTGCCGGGCATGGGGATCGACTTCGACATCGTCGAGAGCAAGGGCCCCCTGATCCAGGACCCGATCCGTTCCCTGGCCCAGGTGGAGGCGCTGCGCCCCCTGCAGCCGGCCGAATCCATGCCCTTCGTGGGCGAGGTGCTCACCCGTCTGCGCCAGGCCGTGGGCAACGAAGCCGCCGTGCTCGGTTTCGTGGGTGCCCCCTGGACCCTGGCCGCCTACGTGGTGGAGGGCAAGAGCTCCAAGAACTACGCGGTGATCAAGGCCATGGCCTTCCGCGAGCCCGAGCTGCTGCACAGGCTGCTCGACCACTTCGCCGAATCGATTGCCGCCTACCTGCGCTACCAGATCGATTCCGGCGCCCAGGTGGTGCAGATGTTCGACTCCTGGGCCGGCCAGCTCAGCCCGATCGACTACGACACCTTCGCCGCGCCCTACCAGAAGAAGGTGGTGGATCTGGTGAAGCAGACCCACCCCGACACCCCCTTCATCCTCTACATCTCCGGCAGCGCCGGCGTGATCGAGCGCATGGCGGCCACCGGCGTGGACATCGTGTCGCTCGACTGGACCGTGGACATGGCCGAGGGCCTGGCCCGCCTGCCCGAGCACGTGGGCGTGCAGGGCAACGTGGACCCCGGCCTGCTGTTCGGCACCCCCGAAGCCATCCAGGCCCGCATTGACGACACCGTGCGCAAGGCCCGCGGCCGCAAGCACATCCTCAACCTGGGCCACGGCATCCTGCCCGGCACCCCCGAGGAGAACGGCGCCTTCTTCTTCCAGGCCGGCAAGAGCGTGATGGATCGGCTCGGAGCGACGGCTTGA
- a CDS encoding NAD(P)-dependent oxidoreductase produces MSQRILITGASGCVGQHIAALLLRESDAELLLLLRDPAKLTAVPADHPRITVLVGDLRDLAPHAGAIASATRIVHTATAWGDPERAMAVNVVAVKQLLAFTSPEWLEQVLYFSTASVLDRQLRLLPEAASEGTEYIQTKALCLQQLEEHPLAERIVALFPTLVFGGRVDGSGPFPTSYLTAGLAEASRWRWLAKWLRVDASFHFIHAADIARVCLHLLSAPQGPNPEPGQERVRRLVLGQPAVSVNHTVRRLLRWCGGWMPPAGVAITPRLVEALIRLLRLEVTAWDRFSIRQRHFVHEPISPPERFGLVSHAATLEAVFADAGLKRRRGLAQRMLQMFRS; encoded by the coding sequence TTGAGCCAGCGGATCCTGATCACCGGGGCTTCGGGGTGCGTGGGTCAGCACATCGCCGCGCTGCTGCTGCGCGAGAGCGACGCCGAGCTGCTGCTGCTGCTGCGCGATCCAGCCAAACTCACCGCTGTGCCGGCCGATCACCCGCGCATCACCGTGCTGGTGGGCGATCTGCGGGATCTCGCCCCCCACGCCGGCGCCATCGCCAGCGCCACCCGCATCGTGCACACCGCCACCGCCTGGGGGGACCCGGAGCGCGCCATGGCCGTGAACGTGGTGGCGGTGAAGCAGCTGCTGGCGTTCACCAGCCCCGAGTGGCTGGAGCAGGTGCTCTACTTCTCCACGGCCTCGGTGCTGGATCGCCAGCTGCGGCTGCTGCCCGAGGCGGCCAGCGAGGGCACGGAATACATCCAGACCAAGGCGCTCTGCCTGCAGCAGCTGGAGGAGCACCCCCTGGCGGAACGAATCGTGGCCCTGTTCCCCACCCTGGTGTTCGGCGGCCGGGTGGATGGCAGCGGGCCCTTCCCCACCAGCTATCTCACCGCCGGCCTGGCCGAGGCCAGCCGCTGGCGCTGGCTGGCCAAGTGGCTGCGGGTGGACGCCAGCTTCCACTTCATTCACGCGGCCGACATCGCCCGGGTGTGCCTGCACCTGCTCTCGGCGCCCCAGGGCCCCAACCCCGAACCCGGCCAGGAGCGGGTGCGCCGGCTGGTGCTGGGCCAGCCGGCGGTGAGCGTGAACCACACCGTGCGGCGACTGCTGCGCTGGTGTGGGGGCTGGATGCCACCGGCGGGGGTGGCCATCACCCCCAGGCTGGTGGAGGCCCTGATCCGGCTGCTGCGGCTGGAGGTCACCGCCTGGGACCGCTTCTCGATCCGCCAGCGCCACTTCGTGCACGAGCCGATCAGCCCGCCGGAGCGCTTCGGGCTGGTGAGCCATGCCGCCACGCTGGAGGCGGTGTTCGCCGATGCCGGCCTGAAGCGCCGGCGGGGGCTCGCGCAGCGGATGTTGCAAATGTTTCGAAGCTGA
- a CDS encoding c-type cytochrome, which translates to MRRLLSLIALCLALVLGATPSYAADVAHGGQIFSANCAACHMGGGNVVNAERTLKQDALESYLANYSSDHEAAIAYQVTNGKNAMPAFGGKLSEGDIADVAAYVEDMAAKGWA; encoded by the coding sequence ATGCGCCGACTCCTCTCCCTGATCGCTCTCTGCCTGGCGCTGGTGCTGGGCGCCACCCCCAGCTACGCCGCTGACGTGGCCCACGGCGGCCAGATCTTCTCCGCCAACTGCGCGGCCTGCCACATGGGCGGTGGCAACGTGGTGAACGCCGAGCGCACCCTCAAGCAGGACGCCCTCGAGTCGTATCTCGCCAACTACAGCAGCGACCATGAGGCCGCCATCGCCTACCAGGTGACCAACGGCAAGAACGCCATGCCGGCCTTCGGCGGCAAGCTCAGCGAAGGCGACATCGCCGACGTGGCTGCCTACGTGGAAGACATGGCCGCCAAGGGCTGGGCCTGA